A genomic region of Runella rosea contains the following coding sequences:
- a CDS encoding sensor histidine kinase translates to MIKRILLAALFNLVCYSGFGQDTTVVLSKKMFSPDERLVISSINGWVFKPGNNVDWSKKSFNTSDWQHLRPADITARYADSSGLVEGWFRLRVKLDSTFFHFPLSLSKETWAAMNVYLDGKLIHSYGNTGGIGKPFEEHNPYYVLPVPVQLQPQEEHLIAIHIVDETSQLQPLMLPSLPRSGQMLSLTGAQYTTFMHQRAENNAVYTATWLFVSLLIALLLWLLSFLNLYEKKIVHLIAIVQSLISVEMLARFLLNFSLSHQELLINVLVLSLTAWTSNGFAIIALATVLRIKISRGWTFVIIGAHTLGGVLNVYVFDGALIDYYLPIQFCIFIALILLGRDHIKGASQALIVGVIVASCFAILMAFFDYNDTPYNYNLLLTGVRISFPISLVVYVSLLMKELLIDIQEQANKLVKVSEEKKQLLANQNILLEQQVQQRTAELRVSQEDLEKTLNHLKNAQEELIRQEKLASVGQLTKGIVDRILNPLNYINNFSESSSLLADELNEMLEKHQDTVPESIKEEFLSVVDLIKSSVTKIYEHGATTTRIVKDMQKLLKEKSKDFLQTDLNVFVENEAKSVYDEIKVNYPDFTVELILDLAKQPLETKILPPEFGEVIVALIDNAFYALADRRATDKVFSPQIKISTELVNDEIILKVKDNGTGVSPRDLERLCNPFFTTKPTSKGTGLGLFMSKDIIEIHKGEIKIDSEEGEFTEVTMVLPTLNKLLSEV, encoded by the coding sequence ATGATAAAACGCATTCTTCTGGCGGCACTTTTCAACCTTGTATGTTATTCGGGTTTTGGACAGGATACTACGGTGGTCTTGTCAAAAAAAATGTTTTCCCCCGATGAACGACTTGTGATTTCGTCCATAAACGGCTGGGTATTTAAGCCAGGAAATAATGTCGATTGGTCAAAAAAGAGCTTTAATACTTCCGATTGGCAACATTTACGTCCCGCAGATATAACCGCCCGCTACGCCGATTCATCAGGGTTGGTGGAAGGTTGGTTTCGGCTCAGAGTGAAGTTGGATTCAACTTTCTTTCATTTTCCCTTAAGCTTGTCCAAAGAAACATGGGCGGCAATGAACGTGTATTTGGATGGGAAATTGATTCATTCGTACGGTAATACAGGGGGCATTGGGAAACCGTTTGAAGAACATAATCCCTATTATGTACTGCCAGTGCCTGTACAATTACAACCTCAGGAAGAGCATTTGATTGCTATTCATATCGTAGACGAAACCTCGCAATTACAGCCCCTGATGTTGCCCTCATTGCCTCGTTCGGGGCAGATGCTCTCGCTGACTGGTGCCCAATACACGACCTTCATGCACCAACGTGCCGAGAATAACGCCGTTTACACCGCCACTTGGTTGTTTGTCTCTTTATTGATTGCATTGCTGCTTTGGCTGTTGTCTTTTCTCAATCTGTACGAGAAGAAAATTGTTCACTTGATTGCCATTGTTCAATCACTGATTTCTGTTGAAATGCTGGCACGTTTTTTACTTAATTTCAGCCTTTCTCACCAAGAACTATTGATTAATGTGCTGGTATTGAGCCTGACCGCGTGGACAAGCAATGGTTTTGCGATTATCGCTCTGGCGACGGTTTTACGCATTAAAATCTCCCGAGGATGGACTTTTGTCATCATTGGAGCACATACCCTAGGGGGGGTGCTAAATGTATATGTTTTTGATGGAGCGTTGATTGATTATTATTTGCCAATACAGTTTTGTATCTTCATAGCGCTCATTTTACTGGGGCGAGACCACATCAAAGGCGCTTCTCAAGCCCTTATTGTCGGGGTGATAGTGGCAAGTTGTTTTGCGATATTAATGGCTTTTTTTGATTACAACGATACCCCATACAACTATAATCTGTTGTTGACGGGGGTTCGCATTTCTTTCCCGATTTCATTGGTGGTGTATGTGTCGCTGCTGATGAAGGAATTGTTGATTGATATCCAAGAGCAAGCCAATAAACTCGTCAAAGTAAGTGAAGAGAAGAAACAACTGCTCGCCAACCAAAATATACTGCTCGAACAACAGGTACAACAACGCACGGCCGAGCTGAGGGTATCGCAGGAAGACCTCGAAAAAACCCTAAATCACCTTAAAAACGCCCAAGAAGAACTTATCAGGCAGGAAAAATTGGCTTCGGTTGGGCAACTCACCAAGGGTATCGTCGACCGCATTCTGAATCCACTCAACTACATCAACAATTTCTCAGAATCGTCAAGCCTTTTGGCGGATGAACTCAACGAAATGCTTGAAAAGCATCAGGATACTGTGCCAGAAAGTATAAAAGAAGAGTTTTTGAGCGTAGTGGACCTGATAAAAAGCAGTGTTACTAAAATTTACGAGCATGGTGCTACTACTACGAGAATTGTAAAAGACATGCAAAAGCTCTTGAAAGAAAAATCAAAAGACTTTTTGCAAACCGACCTCAATGTGTTTGTCGAAAATGAAGCCAAATCCGTTTACGATGAAATAAAAGTAAACTACCCCGATTTTACGGTGGAACTCATCCTAGACTTGGCAAAACAACCCCTCGAAACCAAGATTTTACCACCCGAGTTTGGGGAAGTGATTGTGGCCCTGATCGATAATGCATTTTATGCCCTTGCCGACAGAAGAGCGACGGATAAAGTGTTTAGTCCCCAAATAAAAATATCAACAGAATTGGTGAATGATGAAATTATTTTAAAAGTAAAAGACAACGGAACTGGCGTTTCTCCCCGTGATTTGGAACGACTTTGCAACCCGTTTTTTACCACCAAACCCACTTCAAAAGGCACGGGTTTAGGGTTGTTTATGAGTAAAGACATCATCGAAATCCACAAGGGAGAAATTAAAATTGATTCAGAAGAGGGGGAATTCACCGAAGTAACAATGGTCTTGCCAACGCTGAATAAGCTCTTATCAGAAGTATAA